A genome region from Triticum aestivum cultivar Chinese Spring chromosome 2B, IWGSC CS RefSeq v2.1, whole genome shotgun sequence includes the following:
- the LOC543097 gene encoding agmatine coumaroyltransferase-1, producing the protein MKITVYSSKAVKPEYGACGVAPGCTADVVPLTVLDKANFDTYISVIYAFHAPAPPNDVLEAGLAKALVDYREWAGRLGVDANGDRAIMLNDAGARFVEATADVALDSVMPLKPTSEVLNLHPSGDDGPEELMLIQVTRFPCGSLVVGFTTQHIVSDGRSTGNFFVAWSQATRGAAIDPVPVHDRASFFHPREPLHVEYEHRGVEFKPCEKVHDVVCGADGEDDDEVVVNKVHFSREFISRLKAQASAGAPRPCSTLQCVVAHLWRSMTMARGLDGGESTSVAIAVDGRARMSPQVPDGYTGNVILWARPTTAAGDLVARPLKHAVELISREVARINDGYFKSFIDFANSGAVEKERLVATADAADMVLSPNIEVDSWLRIPFYDMDFGGGRPFFFMPSYLPVEGLLILLPSFLGDGSVDAYVPLFSRDMNTFKNCCYTLD; encoded by the coding sequence ATGAAGATCACCGTGTACTCGTCCAAGGCCGTCAAGCCCGAGTATGGCGCCTGCGGCGTTGCTCCGGGCTGCACCGCCGACGTCGTCCCGCTCACCGTGCTCGACAAGGCCAACTTCGACACGTACATCTCGGTGATCTACGCCTTCCACGCACCGGCGCCGCCCAACGACGTCCTCGAGGCCGGGCTGGCCAAGGCGCTGGTGGACTACCGCGAGTGGGCCGGGCGCCTCGGTGTGGACGCCAACGGCGACCGCGCGATCATGCTCAACGACGCCGGCGCGCGGTTCGTGGAGGCGACGGCCGACGTGGCGCTCGACAGCGTCATGCCGCTTAAGCCCACGTCGGAGGTGCTGAACCTGCACCCGAGCGGCGACGACGGACCCGAGGAGTTGATGCTGATCCAGGTCACGCGCTTCCCGTGCGGGTCGCTCGTCGTGGGGTTCACCACGCAGCACATCGTGTCCGACGGCCGCTCCACCGGCAACTTCTTCGTCGCCTGGAGCCAGGCCACCCGCGGCGCCGCCATCGACCCCGTCCCAGTGCACGACCGCGCTTCCTTCTTCCATCCCCGCGAACCGCTGCACGTCGAGTACGAGCACCGTGGCGTCGAGTTCAAGCCCTGCGAGAAGGTGCACGACGTTGTATGTGGTGCTGacggcgaagacgacgacgaggtggTGGTGAACAAGGTGCACTTCAGCCGGGAGTTCATCTCCAGGCTCAAGGCGCAGGCGTCGGCTGGCGCGCCCAGGCCGTGCAGCACCCTGCAGTGCGTGGTGGCGCACCTGTGGCGGAGCATGACGATGGCGCGCGGGCTCGACGGCGGGGAGAGCACCAGCGTCGCCATCGCGGTGGACGGGAGAGCGCGGATGAGCCCGCAGGTGCCGGACGGATACACCGGCAACGTCATCCTCTGGGCGCGGCCCACCACGGCGGCAGGTGACCTCGTGGCCAGGCCGTTGAAGCACGCGGTGGAGCTCATCAGCCGGGAGGTGGCCCGTATCAACGACGGCTACTTCAAGTCCTTCATCGACTTCGCCAACTCCGGCGCGGTGGAGAAGGAACGGCTGGTGGCGACGGCCGACGCGGCGGACATGGTGCTGAGCCCCAACATCGAGGTGGACAGCTGGCTGCGGATCCCGTTCTACGACATGGACTTCGGCGGCGgccggcccttcttcttcatgCCCAGCTACCTGCCGGTGGAGGGCCTGCTCATCCTGCTACCGTCCTTCTTGGGCGACGGCAGCGTGGACGCCTACGTGCCACTCTTTAGCCGCGACATGAACACTTTCAAGAACTGCTGCTACACCCTCGACTAG